TGGCCACCCGCTGCGAGACGGCCGGGTCCGCATCGACGAAGGCGGCCGCGGCCAACACGGTGCCGTGCCAGGTGCGCAGGTCCTTGACGCTGTAGCCGTCGCCGAGGAGTTCCTTGAACCGCGTGTTGAGGTCGTCGGCCCGGACTTCCACCCAGTCGGAACCGTTGCGCCACACCAACAATCGGTCGGTGCCGCCAGTTCTGCGTAGCAGTGCCCGCACCGCGCGGACCACCTCGGCATCCTTGATCTCATAGGTGCGCTGGACTCCGCTCTTGGCGGGGTAGTCGAAGGCGACCGCGTCGCGGCGCACGCTCACGTGCTCACGCAGCAGGGTGGCCAGGCCGTACGACTCGTTCTCCTCGACGTATCGTTCGCCGCCGGCCCGGAAGTAGCCGAGATCCAGCAGATGCAGGCCGAGCGCCAGGACGCGTTCCCGGGACATGCCGCGGCCCTTGAGGTCACGCGCGATCCGCTCGCGCCACGCCGGCAACTCCGTGGACAGCTCGAGCACCCGGTCGAACTTCTCCTCGGCCCGTTCCTGCTGCCAGCTCTGGTGGTAGAGGTACTGGCGCCGACCGGCCGCGTCGGTGCCGACGGCCTGGATGTGCCCATTGGGAAACGGCGATATCCACACTTTGCGCCAGGCGGGCGGAATGACGAGGTCTTTGATGCGTTGTACCGCGTCCGGATCGGTGAGCAGGTCACCGTCGGGGCCGTAGTAGGCGAAGCCCTTGCCGCGGCGCTTGCGCGTAATCCCCGGCTTGTCCAGCACGCTGCGGCGTAGCCGCATCTTGGTCCTCCGCGCGTTCCCGACTCGAGTCGGCTGCAAGCTGAGTTACCCGCGCGGCCGACGGCTACACCTGCCGGCGTCCGGACTCTGGCAGGTCGCGGGTGCGCAACAACAGCGGCACCACCAGCCAGGAGAACCCGAACAGTGCCAGCGCACACGCCCCGGCGACCAGACCCGCGGCGGTGCCGGCTACCGAATCGAAGATGATGACGGTCACCCCGGTCAGCGCCAAGCCCAGCAGCACCAGCCCGCCGTAGGCGCACCGGTGCGCCGCCGACACCAGCACCGAGATCCGATGTCGCCGAAACAGCAACCGGTGCAAGCCCACTGGTGCGATCAGGAACACCGTCGCGGCCACCGAACAACCGACGGTGACCAGGTAAACCGCTCGCATGTCGTCGCCCAGCACGTCGAACCGGGCCTGGAACGGCAGAGTCAGCAGGAACCCGGTGAGCAACTGCACGCCGGTCTGCACCACCCGCAACTCTTGCAGCAGGCTGTTCCAATTTCGGTCCAGCCGTTCGACTTCGGTCTCGCCGCGCTCCCGGTGGTCCCAGCCCTGGTCTTCCTCGGGATGATCGACATCCATGGCCTGATAATGCCGAACGACCCGCCACTGCGCTGTGGCGGGTCGTTCGCGGGTTGTTGCGGGAGATCAGCCGGCCATGAACTCGTGGTAAGCCGATTCCAGGTGCGGCGGCAGCGCCGACACGTTGCATTGCTGTTCGGTGTCGCCGATCGGCGCCAGAATCCCACGCAGATCGTGGTATTCGTTCGGGTGCGCGGTGAAGTAGGCCCGAATGTTGGCGGCCGCGTCGCCGCGGGGCTGGCCGTAGGCGGCCATGACCACCTGGTTGGCGCCCGGGTGACCGGCCAGGTACTGCTGCGCCGCGCCCTGCACCGACGACACCGTCGCGTTGACACCTTCGGGGCTGCAGTCGGGTGCCGCCGCAGCCGACGGCGCACCGGCGATCCCGACCGCGATTCCCCCGAGCAGGCAGCCGGCGCTGATGCCGGCAATTCGCCGACGCGCGACAATACTGCTGATTTTCATGATGATTTGTTCCTCCGAATGAGTGAACCGATTTCGTGGAGCGCCCGAGTCCCCTGAATCCAAAGTAACCACGCGGGAACCGATGCGGCCGCTCTGTTCGCCGACGACGAACGTGCGTTTGAAACTGCCGCTGACGCTTATGTGACGCAACGCAACCTAAGTGGCGGAAAACGCTAAGCAAACTGGCAAATTTACGCCGGAGAATTGAGAATCCTTAAAGACCGCGAAGAATTCTTAACGGTCTGTGACCTTTATTCGTGACCCAACCGTGACGTCGGCCTCACCGGTTGAGCTTGCCTTCACGCACGCCGGTCAACCCGTCCTCCAGCGTCGGATACAGCGGAAAGGTCTTGTCCAGGCCGGTTAGGTGAATCGGACGTCGGGTCGCCGGGCCGCGTGCCACCACGCCGAACTCGGCGCCGTCCCCGAGTTTCTCGTAGGTGGACGCCAGAATTTTCAGCCCTACCGAGCCCAGGAAGTCAACCCCGGACAGGTCGATGATCAGCGCACCCGGATTGTCGGCAATCACGCCGCCGATTGCCTCTTCCAGGGCCGGCGCGGTGACCAGGTCGATTTCGCCGCCGATGCTGAGCACCACTACCCCGTCATGGTCGGAGACCGTGGCGGTGATCGAATCAGGAGCTGACAATGGCGATCCTTTGTCCGGGTCTTCGGTGTGCTGCCAGCCTAACGTGCGGCGCTTACCGCGAGAAGAAGAAGACCTCAACACGCCCGAGGTCACACCCCCAAGCTAGTCTCGCCATAGCGCGACCACTGGGTAGAGCTTTTCGCACGCGCCAGAGGGCTTGGAGGGACGGATGTCCGATTCGCCGACAGATCTCAGCACCGCCAGTACCACGGCCGGCGTCTCCAGCGAGGGTTTGCTGCCCCAGCTGGTCCAGCATCTGCGTCGAAACCGGACCGCCCTGCGCGAGGAGTGGGCCCGCCGGATCACCGAGGCCGAACTGCTCACCGCGATGACCCCGGAGGAGATCTTCTCCGAGGCCACCGCCGTCTACGACAACTATGTCGAGGTGCTCGAGACTGGCAGCGTCGAAGCCCTGCAGGACTATGCGCGCGATCTCTCTTGAGCGCATCATTCCCCGCGGCGTGGAAACCGACGAGGTGCTGGGCATCGTGCTGTTGCTGCGCGACGTGCTGGCGCGCTCGTTGTTCGAGAAATACCAGGCCGAGTTCGACATGCTCAACCGCGTCCTGGACGCCTACGAGCCGGCTGCCAACCGGATCGCCAACACCGTGGGCGTCAGCTTCGTCCAGGAACGCGAGCGCATCATCCGCCAGCAGCAGGAAGCGATCCGCGAGCTGTCCACGCCCGTGCTTCAGGTCCGCGAACAGCTGCTCATCCTGCCGATCATCGGTGTGCTGGACAGCCAGCGCGCCCGGCAGGTCACCGAGCAGCTGCTGCGCGCCATCCGCGCCAACCGCGCCAAGGTGGTGGTCATCGACATCACCGGTGTGCCCACCATCGACTCGACGGTGGCCAACCACCTGGTACAGACGGTCGACGCGTCCGGGCTGATGGGTGCCAGTGTCATCATCACCGGACTGTCCTCGGAAATCGCCCTGACCTTGGTGACGATCGGTCTCGACCTGTCCAAGATGAACGCCGTCGGCGACTTGCAGGGCGGTATCGAGGAAGCCGAACGCCTGCTGGGTTACGAAGTCACCCGCACCGGCGAGTAACGGCCCCGAAAACAGCCCATGCCAGTACCGATCTTGAAACAGGGCGCGATCCTGATCGCCACGGTGCAGGCCGCGCTGACCGACTCCGACACCGAGCGGCTGCGCGAAGACCTGATGGAACGGGTCAGCCGGTTCCGCGCGCAGGGCATTGTCGTCGACGTCACCGCGATCGACGTGATGGATTCCTTTGCGGCGCGGTCGCTGCGCACCATCGCGCACATGACCCGGCTGCGCGGGGCCACCACCGTGATCGTCGGTCTGCAGCCGGAGGTGGCCTTTGCCATGGTGCAGCTCGGGCTGGCCTTCGACGACATGAGCACCGCGCTCGACCTCGAAGAAGGCATCGCGCTGCTGCACAAACGTCTGGGACTGAACAGATCGACGATCGGGCGCGACGGTGGCGGGTGAGACAGTGGTCGCCATCAACACCTCCGACGACATCGTCGCCGCCCGCAAAGCCGGGCACCAACTGGCGCTCGATCTGGGTTTCTCGCTTACCGACGTCACCATGATCGCGACCGCGATCTCCGAAATAGCCCGCAACATCACCAGCTATGCCGGTCGCGGCCAGGTTCGGGTGGCGGTGGCCGAGCGGGAGGGCCGCAAGGCGCTGGTGGTGCGGGCCGAAGACGACGGCCCCGGCATCGCCGACATCGACCGCGCCATGGAAGACGGCTACACCACCGGCCGTGGTCTGGGCATGGGCCTGCCCGGGGCCCGCCGGCTGATGGACCGGTTGATCGTGGAGTCCGCGCTGGGCCGCGGCACGGTCGTCGAAATGTGGAAATGGGTTCCGGCCCGTGGGTGACCCAGTCCGATCCGCGGGCCGCTTCGGGCCCATCGAGTGGGCGATCGCGAGTCGCTCGCGTCCCGGGGAGCAGTACTGCGGCGATCAGGCGATCGCGGCGGCCATCGACGGCGACACCGACAGCCCCCCGAACCCGAGCCCGGTCGCGGCTCTGTTCGGCGTCATGGACGGCCTCGGCCACGGCCCGGACGCCGCCCGCGCCGCCGAAACCGCCGCCGAGGCTCTGGCCGGAGCCCGCGGCGAGCGACTCGAGGTGCTGATCGAGCTGTGCCACCGCGTGTTGGGCGGCACCCGCGGGGTCGCCATGACGCTGGCACGGATCGACTTTCAGACCGGCCAGATGAGCTGGACCGGCGTCGGCAACGTCAGCGCCCATCTGGTCGCCAAAACCGTCAGCGGTGTCCAGAGCCGCGCCAGCGCGCGCCTGGTCGGCGGCATCGTCGGCTATCGGATACCGGAAACCCGCCCCGCACAAGTGGTTTCGATTCGGACCGGGGACCTGCTGGTGATCACCAGCGACGGTATCGCCGACGATCACCTGGAGCACCTGGATTTCGCCGCGTCGGCCAAAGACATCGTCGAACAGATACTCACCAAGCACGCCAAGGAAACCGACGACGCCATGGTGCTGGCCGCCCGCCACCGGGGGATCACGACATGAGCGCGGCGGCGGATTTCCACACCCAGTACCGGGACACTCTGCGCAGCTACCTCGACACCCGCGACGAGAATTTGCTGGCCGCCGGGCACGAACTGGGGCGCCGGGCGCTGCAGGAACAGATCAGCATGCTCGGCATCGTGGAGAGCACATTCCGGCTGCTCAACGAGCTGTCCAAGACCGGCCCCGCCGACCGGGCCGCCGCCGTCGAGTTCCTGCTGCAGACGTTGGCCCCGCTCGATGTCGCGACCCGCGGATTCTTGGATGGCGCAAAGCGTTTCGCGCAGGAGCGCGCTCGTGCCGAAGACCTGGCCGACCGCGACAAGTTCCGCACCGCACTGGTCAACTCGCTGCAGGAGGGCTTCTTCGTCGCCGACCGCAACGGCGCGGTGATCGAGATCAACAACGCCTTCGCCGAGATCCTCGGGTACGGCGCAGCGGGTCTGCCCTATCCGTGGCCGCAAGCCTGGCTGGTCGACACGGAGCGCACCTATCAGGAGCAACAGCGGCTGCGTACCGAGGGCAGCGCCGAGTACGAGATCCCGGTCCGGCACCGCGACGGGCGCCTGGCCTGGGCGGCGGTCAGCATCAACGCCGTCCGCGGCCCCGGCGACGAGGGCGATGTCTACGTGGGCACCGTCCGCGATGTCACCGCCGAACGCGCGTTCGCTGCACGGGAGAGCGCGGTGCTGCGCCTGGCCACCTCGGTAGCGGTGGCCAAGAGTGTGGCCGAGGTGCTCGCGATCACCCTCGACGAGTGCCGGGCCGCGGTGGACGTG
The nucleotide sequence above comes from Mycobacterium kiyosense. Encoded proteins:
- a CDS encoding DNA topoisomerase is translated as MRLRRSVLDKPGITRKRRGKGFAYYGPDGDLLTDPDAVQRIKDLVIPPAWRKVWISPFPNGHIQAVGTDAAGRRQYLYHQSWQQERAEEKFDRVLELSTELPAWRERIARDLKGRGMSRERVLALGLHLLDLGYFRAGGERYVEENESYGLATLLREHVSVRRDAVAFDYPAKSGVQRTYEIKDAEVVRAVRALLRRTGGTDRLLVWRNGSDWVEVRADDLNTRFKELLGDGYSVKDLRTWHGTVLAAAAFVDADPAVSQRVAKRVEAAVMREVSAELGNTPAVARSSYVDPRVVSAYRQGVTIAAAAQRARRARRPAAAQQVLEKATRAMIQRIAKDDKVSRPSALAKTA
- the rsfB_2 gene encoding anti-sigma-F factor antagonist RsfB, translated to MSAPDSITATVSDHDGVVVLSIGGEIDLVTAPALEEAIGGVIADNPGALIIDLSGVDFLGSVGLKILASTYEKLGDGAEFGVVARGPATRRPIHLTGLDKTFPLYPTLEDGLTGVREGKLNR
- the rsbS gene encoding anti-sigma factor antagonist, which translates into the protein MPVPILKQGAILIATVQAALTDSDTERLREDLMERVSRFRAQGIVVDVTAIDVMDSFAARSLRTIAHMTRLRGATTVIVGLQPEVAFAMVQLGLAFDDMSTALDLEEGIALLHKRLGLNRSTIGRDGGG
- the rsbT gene encoding serine/threonine-protein kinase RsbT gives rise to the protein MAGETVVAINTSDDIVAARKAGHQLALDLGFSLTDVTMIATAISEIARNITSYAGRGQVRVAVAEREGRKALVVRAEDDGPGIADIDRAMEDGYTTGRGLGMGLPGARRLMDRLIVESALGRGTVVEMWKWVPARG
- a CDS encoding serine phosphatase; the protein is MGDPVRSAGRFGPIEWAIASRSRPGEQYCGDQAIAAAIDGDTDSPPNPSPVAALFGVMDGLGHGPDAARAAETAAEALAGARGERLEVLIELCHRVLGGTRGVAMTLARIDFQTGQMSWTGVGNVSAHLVAKTVSGVQSRASARLVGGIVGYRIPETRPAQVVSIRTGDLLVITSDGIADDHLEHLDFAASAKDIVEQILTKHAKETDDAMVLAARHRGITT